A window of Echeneis naucrates chromosome 13, fEcheNa1.1, whole genome shotgun sequence contains these coding sequences:
- the trmt9b gene encoding putative tRNA methyltransferase 9B: MMEEAASRLERDHVHSVYNKIAPYFNDSRYKAWPKVRQFLLDLQPGSIVADIGCGNGKYLHINKEVFKLGCDVCRPLVDFAWSQGHEVQMCDGLHLPYRDGCFDAVLSIAVIHHLSTKDRRIRAIKEMARTLRVGGRIMIYVWAMEQKRRKFEKQDIFVPWNPNPHSPSGHNMQHGKSRRRATAQSVSEAIDNSDKHRKVRSTSSVADEDDGTCNMPQQRTQRLWFFSRSLDSVFDFGSLAVSCSSSRDLSSLSSSTGDSESNRASQRGRGQGLIKQVSSFFAPPSVIGSEEDVFDSVTEVHKGQNVPGDNDNNNPNNSTEEQSVSESLAQECSSLALPDLVPFQTEHMKQSGDQSEEGPPEKEPQQSTQSPQGGEGQLDGSCLRYYHVFREGELAELIEHHVEELHVKHAYFDHANWCVVAEKVQSGKI, translated from the exons ATGATGGAGGAGGCTGCCAGCCGGCTTGAGAGAGACCACGTCCACAGTGTCTATAACAAGATTGCTCCCTATTTCAATGACAGCCGCTATAAAGCCTGGCCAAAGGTGCGACAGTTTCTGCTAGACCTGCAGCCAGGAAGCATTGTCGCTGACATTG GTTGTGGAAATGGCAAGTATCTCCACATCAACAAGGAGGTGTTCAAGCTGGGGTGTGATGTTTGCCGCCCCCTGGTGGACTTTGCCTGGAGCCAAGGACACGAAGTCCAGATGTGCGATGGGCTGCATTTGCCTTACAGAGACGGCTGCTTCGACGCTGTGCTCTCTATCGCAG TCATCCATCATTTGTCCACCAAAGACCGCCGTATTCGAGCAATAAAGGAGATGGCTCGCACGCTGCGAGTGGGTGGACGCATCATGATTTACGTGTGGGCCATGGAACAGAAACGTCGGAAATTTGAGAAACAGGACATTTTCGTTCCCTGGAACCCAAACCCTCACTCGCCCTCTGGCCACAACATGCAGCACGGCAAATCCAGAAGGAGGGCTACAGCACAGAGTGTGAGCGAAGCCATAGACAACAGTGACAAGCACAGGAAGGTTAGAAGCACATCGTCCGTGGCAGACGAAGACGACGGGACTTGCAACATGCCGCAGCAGAGGACTCAGAGACTGTGGTTCTTCTCCAGGTCTCTGGATTCTGTGTTTGACTTCGGAAGTTTGGCAGTCTCCTGTTCGTCCTCCAGAGACCTGAGCTCTTTATCTTCATCCACAGGAGACAGTGAGAGCAACAGGGCAAGCCAGCGCGGGAGAGGACAAGGCCTCATCAAGCAGGTGTCCAGCTTCTTTGCTCCTCCATCAGTGATCGGATCAGAGGAGGATGTCTTTGACTCTGTCACAGAAGTGCacaaaggacaaaatgttcctggagacaacgacaacaacaaccctaacaacagcacagaaGAACAAAGTGTCTCAGAATCTTTAGCCCAGGAGTGCAGCTCTCTGGCCCTGCCCGATCTGGTGCCTTTCCAGACGGAGCACATGAAGCAGTCTGGGGATCAAAGTGAAGAAGGGCCACCTGAGAAAGAGCCGCAGCAAAGCACACAGAGTCCTCAGGGCGGTGAAGGACAGCTGGACGGCTCCTGCCTGAGGTACTATCACGTCTTCAGGGAAGGGGAACTGGCAGAGCTGATAGAGCACCACGTGGAAGAGCTCCATGTCAAACACGCC